A portion of the Aquila chrysaetos chrysaetos chromosome 4, bAquChr1.4, whole genome shotgun sequence genome contains these proteins:
- the MRPL53 gene encoding 39S ribosomal protein L53, mitochondrial has translation MASKIRVVLRPVKSIVVRFCPFESNVESTRKFLGCINHKKIQATNRNCEVTADVRHDGSEPLVDVMFVDGDRLIMKGANLTTIEMLTALGSRCNAKDLKEEQKSKKKSP, from the exons atgGCGTCCAAGATACGGGTCGTGCTGCGGCCGGTGAAGAGTATCGTGGTCCGCTTTTGCCCCTTCGAGTCCAACGTGGAGAGCACGAG aaaatttcttgGATGTATAAACCATAAAAAAATCCAGGCCACCAATAGAAACTGTGAAGTGACCGCTGATGTAAGACATGATGGGTCTGAACCACTTGTAGATGTTATGTTTG TTGATGGAGACCGATTGATAATGAAGGGAGCCAACTTGACGACAATAGAAATGTTAACAGCATTGGGGTCCAGATGTAATGCAAAAGATCttaaggaagaacagaaaagcaagaagaagAGTCCCTGA